In a genomic window of Gambusia affinis linkage group LG04, SWU_Gaff_1.0, whole genome shotgun sequence:
- the dennd1c gene encoding DENN domain-containing protein 1B isoform X1 has product MGSRLKQNPERTFNWFFEATCPVATDKDPGVKFQFPEDFRDEESSQTLPRFCFPYDIQRQRDGVAVQHFTFVLTDLEGCQRFGFCRLTNSTQTCLCILSYLPWFEVFYKLLNNLADYLSKGQINEIKALLATLYKQSIPLASGSVTLQMGEQLLVSTEVSRSVGHTKGPEGIPYFIAPDPKSLPSIPENRNLTELIVAVDVGNLLQLYASMLFERRILIFASKLSTLTSCVHAVSAVLYPMYWQHIFIPVLPPHLLDYCCAPMPYLIGVHTTLSERVRSRGLEEVVILNVDTNTLETPFDDLKKIPADVMSGLKVCLKRQAVSPGCGVSRAFLKAQALLFGGYRDALQGEKEGDIYFCEELFLDHKSTSMKQFLQSAIHSQFFKQFIDDRLDVLNKGKRPDDLFEEEITKCETTAGRGKSYQQLVGNLKKGGGALILNMKTKANMKTKGLTKSGLKNLLIHKVHHEDHNLQRGGSMSHRRVQSDSLQNRLPITQHFGKSRPRRPAQKIRDREITRDTGNLWDSEENSRLAGQPDSETLKEEEDEDDSPLCDSEEMDLLGEIFDTLSSRSSHDRGLLYGTRSLDLFGPDSHDYIIKRGPGNPSQESLSLSISGSGSLHSWNLETTEELSDRTEDSDWHGLDTSLPEEEGAECLRVASEVTEHEAKQREVREKRRETDGEINEKQETTNSDNFEEVKMEEEQSKGDHENIASFGENPQEMTEGKEDERIKDERKDEGIQSEEAAVLQEEEGKTNNMQENETKEEMTETQKDTNNDSTETLNLKCVNREDPLLNSVEKPQRDATVPPEPDDVTAESKPPPSEEKESDETPKKEEQGPRVTSPPPKVLSAVARFQCQSYSQQGFQFKSIPKNSAEPALRCREKVQTPCDLDTNKNAEASEEEDRPPVKVSELKKRFEA; this is encoded by the exons ATGGGCTCCAGACTGAA ACAAAACCCCGAGCGAACTTTCAACTGGTTCTTTGAAGCAACATGCCCTGTAGCCACAGACAAAG aTCCTGGAGTAAAGTTTCAGTTTCCAGAAGACTTCAGGGACGAG GAATCCAGTCAAACTTTGCCCAGGTTCTGCTTCCCATATGACATCCAAAG ACAGAGGGATGGGGTGGCCGTGCAGcactttacttttgttttgactgACCTTGAGGGATGCCAGCGCTTTGGTTTCTGTCGCCTCACCAACAGCACACAGACGTGCCTTTGCATTCTCAG TTATCTCCCGTGGTTCGAGGTGTTCTACAAACTTCTCAACAATTTGGCCGACTACCTCTCTAAAGGACAG ATCAATGAGATCAAAGCGCTCCTGGCGACGCTCTACAAGCAGTCCATACCGCTGGCTTCCGGATCTGTCACCCTGCAGATG GGAGAGCAGCTTTTGGTGAGCACTGAGGTGTCCCGTTCTGTTGGACACACAAAGGGACCAGAGGGG ATTCCATATTTTATTGCTCCAGATCCAAAGAGTCTTCCTTCTATTCCTGAAAAT AGAAACCTGACTGAGCTGATCGTAGCAGTAGATGTCGGGAATCTCCTTCAGCTCTATGCCAGCATGCTGTTCGAGAGGCGGATCCTCATCTTCGCCAGCAAACTCAGCACC CTAACATCTTGCGTACATGCAGTCAGTGCTGTTCTATACCCGATGTACTGGCAGCACATCTTCATACCTGTCCTGCCACCACATCTACTCGACTACTGCTG TGCGCCCATGCCTTATCTGATTGGAGTCCACACCACTCTTTCGGAG AGGGTGAGGAGTCGTGGGTTGGAGGAAGTGGTTATTCTGAACGTTGACACAAACACTCTGGAAACCCCCTTTGATGACCTTAAGAAGATACCTGCAGATgtg ATGTCGGGCCTGAAGGTCTGTTTAAAGCGACAGGCGGTGTCTCCTGGCTGTGGTGTTTCTCGAGCTTTCCTGAAGGCTCAAGCTCTGCTGTTTGGAGGCTACAGGGACGCCCTGCAGGGAGAAAAG GAAGgtgacatttatttctgtgaagAGCTTTTTTTGGATCACAAGTCTACCAGTATGAAGCAGTTCCTGCAAAGCGCCATTCATTCGCAATTCTTCAAACAG ttcatcGATGATCGCTTGGATGTTCTTAACAAAGGGAAAAGACCAGATGACCTTTTTGAGGAAGAGATAACAAAGTGCGAAACAACAGCAG gaAGAGGCAAATCTTATCAGCAGTTAGTTGGCAATTTAAAG AAAGGGGGCGGCGCTCTAATCCTGAACATGAAGACCAAAGCAAATATGAAG ACTAAAGGTCTTACCAAATCCGGTTTGAAAAACTTACTGATTCACAAG GTCCACCATGAGGATCACAACCTCCAGAGGGGCGGATCGATGTCACACCGCCGCGTCCAGTCTGACAGCTTACAGAACCGCCTGCCGATCACACAACACTTTGGGAAA TCGCGACCTCGCCGACCTGCTCAGAAAATCAGAGACAGGGAAATCACAAGGGACACCGGAAATCTCTGGGACAG TGAGGAGAACTCGAGGCTCGCTGGACAGCCTGACTCCGAGACTctgaaggaagaagaagacgaagaTGATTCGCCGTTATGTGACTCAGAAGAGATGGATCTCCTCGGGGAGATCTTTGACACTCTTAGCTCGCGCAGCTCCCACGACCGAGGCCTGTTGTATGGCACTCGCAGCCTGGATTTGTTTGGACCAGACAGCCATGACTATATCATTAAG CGTGGTCCAGGCAACCCCAGCCAGGAGAGCCTGTCTCTGTCCATCAGCGGCAGCGGCAGCCTGCACAGCTGGAATCTGGAGACCACAGAGGAGCTTTCAGACCGGACAGAGGACTCGGACTGGCACGGCCTGGACACCAGCTTGCCGGAGGAGGAGGGAGCAGAATGTCTCCGGGTGGCGAGTGAGGTCACCGAGCACGAAGCGAAACAAAGGGAGGTCAGAGAAAAACGGAGGGAAACTGATGGAGAAATAAATGAGAAGCAGGAAACAACCAACAGCGATAACTTTGAGGAAGTGAAGATGGAAGAGGAGCAAAGTAAAGGAGATCACGAAAACATAGCAAGCTTTGGGGAAAACCCGCAAGAAATGACTGAAGGAAAAGAAGATGAAAGAATAAAGGACGAAAGGAAAGATGAAGGAATTCAGAGCGAGGAGGCAGCTGTGTTACAAGAGGAAGAAGGGAAAACGAATAACATGcaagaaaatgagacaaaagaagaaatgacagaaactcAGAAGGATACAAATAATGATTCTACAGAAACATTGAACTTAAAGTGTGTAAACAGAGAAGATCCGCTGTTGAATTCGGTGGAAAAGCCGCAGCGTGACGCTACAGTCCCACCAGAGCCTGATGATGTTACTGCTGAGTCCAAACCGCCTCCATCTGAGGAGAAAGAGAGTGATGAAACCCCAAAGAAGGAGGAGCAGGGGCCCCGCGTGACCTCACCTCCTCCCAAAGTGCTTTCCGCTGTAGCACGCTTCCAGTGTCAGTCATACAGCCAGCAGGGTTTTCAGTTCAAGTCCATTCCTAAGAACTCTGCTGAGCCTGCACTGCGATGCAGGGAAAAGGTACAGACTCCGTGTGACTTGGACACTAACAAAAACGCAGAGGCGTCCGAGGAAGAAGACCGCCCTCCAGTCAAAGTGTCTGAACTGAAGAAGAGATTTGAAGCTTGA
- the dennd1c gene encoding DENN domain-containing protein 1B isoform X2: MGSRLKQNPERTFNWFFEATCPVATDKDPGVKFQFPEDFRDEESSQTLPRFCFPYDIQRQRDGVAVQHFTFVLTDLEGCQRFGFCRLTNSTQTCLCILSYLPWFEVFYKLLNNLADYLSKGQINEIKALLATLYKQSIPLASGSVTLQMIPYFIAPDPKSLPSIPENRNLTELIVAVDVGNLLQLYASMLFERRILIFASKLSTLTSCVHAVSAVLYPMYWQHIFIPVLPPHLLDYCCAPMPYLIGVHTTLSERVRSRGLEEVVILNVDTNTLETPFDDLKKIPADVMSGLKVCLKRQAVSPGCGVSRAFLKAQALLFGGYRDALQGEKEGDIYFCEELFLDHKSTSMKQFLQSAIHSQFFKQFIDDRLDVLNKGKRPDDLFEEEITKCETTAGRGKSYQQLVGNLKKGGGALILNMKTKANMKTKGLTKSGLKNLLIHKVHHEDHNLQRGGSMSHRRVQSDSLQNRLPITQHFGKSRPRRPAQKIRDREITRDTGNLWDSEENSRLAGQPDSETLKEEEDEDDSPLCDSEEMDLLGEIFDTLSSRSSHDRGLLYGTRSLDLFGPDSHDYIIKRGPGNPSQESLSLSISGSGSLHSWNLETTEELSDRTEDSDWHGLDTSLPEEEGAECLRVASEVTEHEAKQREVREKRRETDGEINEKQETTNSDNFEEVKMEEEQSKGDHENIASFGENPQEMTEGKEDERIKDERKDEGIQSEEAAVLQEEEGKTNNMQENETKEEMTETQKDTNNDSTETLNLKCVNREDPLLNSVEKPQRDATVPPEPDDVTAESKPPPSEEKESDETPKKEEQGPRVTSPPPKVLSAVARFQCQSYSQQGFQFKSIPKNSAEPALRCREKVQTPCDLDTNKNAEASEEEDRPPVKVSELKKRFEA, translated from the exons ATGGGCTCCAGACTGAA ACAAAACCCCGAGCGAACTTTCAACTGGTTCTTTGAAGCAACATGCCCTGTAGCCACAGACAAAG aTCCTGGAGTAAAGTTTCAGTTTCCAGAAGACTTCAGGGACGAG GAATCCAGTCAAACTTTGCCCAGGTTCTGCTTCCCATATGACATCCAAAG ACAGAGGGATGGGGTGGCCGTGCAGcactttacttttgttttgactgACCTTGAGGGATGCCAGCGCTTTGGTTTCTGTCGCCTCACCAACAGCACACAGACGTGCCTTTGCATTCTCAG TTATCTCCCGTGGTTCGAGGTGTTCTACAAACTTCTCAACAATTTGGCCGACTACCTCTCTAAAGGACAG ATCAATGAGATCAAAGCGCTCCTGGCGACGCTCTACAAGCAGTCCATACCGCTGGCTTCCGGATCTGTCACCCTGCAGATG ATTCCATATTTTATTGCTCCAGATCCAAAGAGTCTTCCTTCTATTCCTGAAAAT AGAAACCTGACTGAGCTGATCGTAGCAGTAGATGTCGGGAATCTCCTTCAGCTCTATGCCAGCATGCTGTTCGAGAGGCGGATCCTCATCTTCGCCAGCAAACTCAGCACC CTAACATCTTGCGTACATGCAGTCAGTGCTGTTCTATACCCGATGTACTGGCAGCACATCTTCATACCTGTCCTGCCACCACATCTACTCGACTACTGCTG TGCGCCCATGCCTTATCTGATTGGAGTCCACACCACTCTTTCGGAG AGGGTGAGGAGTCGTGGGTTGGAGGAAGTGGTTATTCTGAACGTTGACACAAACACTCTGGAAACCCCCTTTGATGACCTTAAGAAGATACCTGCAGATgtg ATGTCGGGCCTGAAGGTCTGTTTAAAGCGACAGGCGGTGTCTCCTGGCTGTGGTGTTTCTCGAGCTTTCCTGAAGGCTCAAGCTCTGCTGTTTGGAGGCTACAGGGACGCCCTGCAGGGAGAAAAG GAAGgtgacatttatttctgtgaagAGCTTTTTTTGGATCACAAGTCTACCAGTATGAAGCAGTTCCTGCAAAGCGCCATTCATTCGCAATTCTTCAAACAG ttcatcGATGATCGCTTGGATGTTCTTAACAAAGGGAAAAGACCAGATGACCTTTTTGAGGAAGAGATAACAAAGTGCGAAACAACAGCAG gaAGAGGCAAATCTTATCAGCAGTTAGTTGGCAATTTAAAG AAAGGGGGCGGCGCTCTAATCCTGAACATGAAGACCAAAGCAAATATGAAG ACTAAAGGTCTTACCAAATCCGGTTTGAAAAACTTACTGATTCACAAG GTCCACCATGAGGATCACAACCTCCAGAGGGGCGGATCGATGTCACACCGCCGCGTCCAGTCTGACAGCTTACAGAACCGCCTGCCGATCACACAACACTTTGGGAAA TCGCGACCTCGCCGACCTGCTCAGAAAATCAGAGACAGGGAAATCACAAGGGACACCGGAAATCTCTGGGACAG TGAGGAGAACTCGAGGCTCGCTGGACAGCCTGACTCCGAGACTctgaaggaagaagaagacgaagaTGATTCGCCGTTATGTGACTCAGAAGAGATGGATCTCCTCGGGGAGATCTTTGACACTCTTAGCTCGCGCAGCTCCCACGACCGAGGCCTGTTGTATGGCACTCGCAGCCTGGATTTGTTTGGACCAGACAGCCATGACTATATCATTAAG CGTGGTCCAGGCAACCCCAGCCAGGAGAGCCTGTCTCTGTCCATCAGCGGCAGCGGCAGCCTGCACAGCTGGAATCTGGAGACCACAGAGGAGCTTTCAGACCGGACAGAGGACTCGGACTGGCACGGCCTGGACACCAGCTTGCCGGAGGAGGAGGGAGCAGAATGTCTCCGGGTGGCGAGTGAGGTCACCGAGCACGAAGCGAAACAAAGGGAGGTCAGAGAAAAACGGAGGGAAACTGATGGAGAAATAAATGAGAAGCAGGAAACAACCAACAGCGATAACTTTGAGGAAGTGAAGATGGAAGAGGAGCAAAGTAAAGGAGATCACGAAAACATAGCAAGCTTTGGGGAAAACCCGCAAGAAATGACTGAAGGAAAAGAAGATGAAAGAATAAAGGACGAAAGGAAAGATGAAGGAATTCAGAGCGAGGAGGCAGCTGTGTTACAAGAGGAAGAAGGGAAAACGAATAACATGcaagaaaatgagacaaaagaagaaatgacagaaactcAGAAGGATACAAATAATGATTCTACAGAAACATTGAACTTAAAGTGTGTAAACAGAGAAGATCCGCTGTTGAATTCGGTGGAAAAGCCGCAGCGTGACGCTACAGTCCCACCAGAGCCTGATGATGTTACTGCTGAGTCCAAACCGCCTCCATCTGAGGAGAAAGAGAGTGATGAAACCCCAAAGAAGGAGGAGCAGGGGCCCCGCGTGACCTCACCTCCTCCCAAAGTGCTTTCCGCTGTAGCACGCTTCCAGTGTCAGTCATACAGCCAGCAGGGTTTTCAGTTCAAGTCCATTCCTAAGAACTCTGCTGAGCCTGCACTGCGATGCAGGGAAAAGGTACAGACTCCGTGTGACTTGGACACTAACAAAAACGCAGAGGCGTCCGAGGAAGAAGACCGCCCTCCAGTCAAAGTGTCTGAACTGAAGAAGAGATTTGAAGCTTGA